One Microplitis demolitor isolate Queensland-Clemson2020A chromosome 2, iyMicDemo2.1a, whole genome shotgun sequence DNA segment encodes these proteins:
- the LOC103576936 gene encoding TRAF3-interacting protein 1: MSEDIKLQEAVKKTQDLLGKYIKKPPLTDKLLKKPPFRFIHDIITSIIKETGFLKNLFTDDELISTNISDKEAKIEYLTKLIDAVKLITGNNDLNVRPSKIISGQEPIKTNELFHAIGRALDKKVSSDEAIEYFKNNINKKSKEKSLKKKSRSPEVNLPSNEKSGVKKTVRKSTDKLDKVGKESDKKRSSTKQSGEVKKRDSSIDRKVSDNSKTTKDNLKKKDTSGKKKDDKKPTEKRVRSKESSHKETVLPAKVEKSADLEDKTDLPKVDNKEEVNEVQDFVGVEEAATVKSEQKDVIEDSNLESSEPVNDKTVPKTADKTEEKEVKPDGLKKQSKSVELVDNRVDGIKNSGIGKTSSGFLRPPTARPPSARPAAPRLRGKTDFIINNNVANQIADINVIVQNFDMKEDDAEDMVVVESSVNDDNNSLLNINNINISNDLNDKQVTQEHGYLVAQILETQRELVNEDNVELIPNKVEIEWESGVKKDRDFVIKEIDKLRGTIQTLTRTTNPLGKLFDFLQEDVEIMQRELRDWRNQFNGIREQLIVEKSKTSNLLKPLEDSLSEVENNIKLQMDKIYQTKANILKNNSKISRLLSGQ; the protein is encoded by the coding sequence atgtcagaAGATATAAAGTTACAAGAAGCTGTGAAGAAAACACAAGATTTACtcggtaaatatataaaaaaacctCCACttactgataaattattaaaaaaaccacCATTTCGTTTTATACATGACATAATAACATcgataataaaagaaacaggatttttaaaaaatttatttactgatgaCGAATTAATAAGTACAAATATCAGTGATAAAGAAGCTAAGattgaatatttaacaaaattaattgacgCAGTTAAATTGATAACCGGCAACAATGATTTGAATGTAAGACCGTCTAAAATAATATCCGGTCAAGAGCCGATTAAAACGAATGAATTATTTCATGCGATAGGACGCGCTTTGGATAAAAAAGTATCGAGTGATGAAGCTATCGAGTATTTTAAGAATAAcatcaacaaaaaaagtaaGGAAAAAAGTTTGAAGAAGAAAAGTAGATCACCTGAGGTCAATTTGCCGAGCAATGAAAAGAGTGGGGTTAAGAAGACAGTAAGAAAGTCTACTGATAAATTAGATAAAGTGGGAAAAGAAAGTGATAAGAAGAGAAGTTCAACAAAACAATCTGGAGAAGTTAAAAAACGCGATAGTAGTATTGATAGAAAAGTTAGCGATAATTCTAAAACGacaaaagataatttaaaaaaaaaagatacgagcgggaaaaaaaaagatgataaaaaaccGACGGAAAAACGGGTCAGAAGTAAAGAAAGTTCGCATAAAGAAACTGTTTTGCCGGCAAAGGTTGAGAAGTCTGCAGATTTGGAAGATAAAACAGATTTGCCGAAGGTCGATAACAAAGAAGAAGTCAATGAAGTACAAGATTTTGTTGGTGTAGAAGAAGCAGCGACAGTGAAAAGTGAACAAAAAGATGTGATTGAAGATTCTAATCTGGAATCTAGTGAACCGGTTAATGATAAAACAGTTCCGAAGACTGCCGATAAAACAGAAGAAAAAGAAGTGAAGCCGGATGGGTTGAAGAAACAGAGCAAATCTGTTGAATTAGTAGACAATAGAGTTGATGGAATAAAAAACTCGGGAATTGGGAAGACTTCTTCAGGATTTCTCCGACCTCCGACCGCAAGGCCGCCCAGTGCACGTCCAGCAGCGCCACGCTTGCGTGGTAAAACAgattttataatcaacaaCAATGTGGCCAATCAGATTGCGGACATAAATGTCATTGTACAGAACTTCGATATGAAAGAAGACGATGCTGAAGATATGGTTGTCGTTGAGTCAAGTGtcaatgatgataataattcattgcttaacattaataatattaatataagtaaTGATTTGAATGATAAACAAGTGACGCAAGAGCACGGGTATTTAGTAGCACAAATACTTGAAACACAGCGTGAGTTAGTTAATGAAGATAACGTTGAATTGATACCGAATAAAGTTGAAATCGAGTGGGAGTCGGGTGTCAAGAAAGATCGCGATTTCGTTATCAaagaaatagataaattacGAGGGACAATACAGACATTGACGCGAACTACTAATCCGTTGGGTaaattgtttgattttttGCAAGAAGATGTCGAAATCATGCAGCGCGAATTACGTGATTGGCGGAATCAGTTCAATGGGATAAGAGAGCAATTAATTgtcgaaaaaagtaaaacgtCGAATTTATTGAAGCCGCTTGAAGATTCGTTGAGTGAAGTtgagaataatattaaattacaaatggataaaatttatcaaactaAGGCtaacattttgaaaaataattcgaaaatttcaaGATTACTCAGTggtcaataa
- the LOC103576937 gene encoding protein Malvolio isoform X1, protein MTDDYGVGNGGGSNDDSRPQSTKADKKLQEFERNKNYSESSILAPAADQTYFADTKIHIPEIDNTIFSFRKLWAFTGPGFLMSIAYLDPGNIESDLQSGVKAKYKLLWVLLSATILGLIMQRLSARLGVVTGLHLAEMCYRQYKKLPRILLWIMTEIAIIGSDMQEVIGTATALYLLSNKGLPLWSGVLITVIDTFTFLLLDKYGLRKLELFFGLLISVMAVTFGYEYVVSGPPQLEVIKGMFTPMCVDCDSTVLLQAVGIVGAVIMPHNLYLHSALVKSRDIDRRQPTKVKEANKYFFIESCIALLVSFIINVFVVAVFAHGLFGKTNADVHAVCVSANNTLGVNTFPDDANYVDADLYKGGIFLGCTFGVAAMYIWAVGILAAGQSSTMTGTYAGQFAMEGFLNLQWSRWKRVLLTRTIAIVPTFFVAFYAKIEDLTGMNDVLNAVMSLQLPFATLPTIAFTSSVHVMGQFRNGKFNKIVATALSAVVIAINIYFVKDTVETVLPDHWAVYLGITIYALFYLGFCLYLVIHMAIAMGADFLTNYRLIAKFIGGPTEMNFSLTSPSDYSRTNYGFAIQENINGSFSSLGVM, encoded by the exons ATGACTGATGATTATGGAGTTGGAAATGGTGGCGGATCTAATGATGATTCAAGACCCCAGTCAACAAAAgcggataaaaaattacaggagtttgaaagaaataaaaattatagtgaaAGTTCAATACTAGCACCAGCCGCTGATCAGACATATTTTGCTGATACTAAAATTCATATACCAGAAATTGATAAT ACCATATTTAGCTTTAGAAAATTATGGGCTTTTACGGGACCCGGATTTTTGATGTCAATCGCATACTTAGACCCTGGAAATATTGAATCCGATTTACAATCTGGTGTTAAAGCCAAATATAAG ttactATGGGTACTGTTAAGTGCAACAATACTCGGATTAATAATGCAACGTCTAAGCGCGCGCCTAGGTGTTGTAACAGGATTACATTTAGCTGAGATGTGTTATCGGCAGTACAAAAAATTACCACGTATTTTGTTATGGATCATGACTGAAATAGCAATTATCGGTAGTGATATGCAAGAAGTCATTGGTACTGCCACTGCACTGTATCTTCTATCCAATAAagg tcttCCATTGTGGTCAGGAGTATTAATAACAGTAATAgatacatttacatttttattacttgataAATATGGCCTTAGAAagttggaattatttttcggaTTATTGATAAGTGTTATGGCTGTTACATTTGGATACGAATATGTCGTATCAGGACCTCCGCAATTGGAAGTTATCAAGGGTATGTTTACTCCGATGTGTGTAGACTGTGATAGTACTGTATTATTACAGGCTGTGGGTATTGTCGGCGCTGTTATTATGCcccataatttatatttgcaCAGTGCGTTAGTTAAA tCGAGAGATATTGACAGACGACAGCCGACGAAAGTAAAAGAAgcgaataaatattttttcattgaatcgTGCATTGCTTTGTTggtatcatttattataaatgtattcGTTGTGGCTGTATTTGCTCATGGGTTATTTGGAAAGACAAACGCCGATGTG catgcAGTCTGTGTTAGTGCAAATAATACTTTAGGAGTAAATACTTTTCCG GATGATGCAAACTACGTAGATGCTGATTTATATAAAGGAGGAATATTTCTTGGATGTACATTCGGAGTAGCTGCGATGTACATTTGGGCAGTTGGTATTCTCGCGGCCGGACAATCGTCAACCATGACCGGGACCTATGCTGGTCAATTTGCCATGGAaggatttttgaatttgcaaTGGTCTAGGTGGAAACGTGTACTACTTACTCGTACAATTGCTATCGTCCCGACATTTTTTGTAGCCTTCTACGCGAAAATCGAGGATCTTACAGGAATGAATGACGTTCTCAATGCCGTTATGAGTCTCCAATTACCTTTCGCAACTCTCCCGACCATCGCTTTCACCAGCAGTGTTCATGTCATGGGTCAATTTAGAAATGGAAA gtttaataaaattgtcgcAACGGCACTGTCAGCAGTTGTGAtagcaattaatatttatttcgttAAAGACACTGTCGAAACAGTATTACCGGATCACTGGGCAGTATATTTAGGAATAACTATCTATGCATTATTTTATCTTGGATTCTgtttatatttagttatacATATGGCTATTGCAATGGGCGCTgactttttaacaaattataga cTCATTGCTAAATTTATCGGTGGGCCGACAGAAATGAACTTTTCACTGACTAGTCCTTCCGATTATTCCAG aacaAATTATGGATTCGCaattcaagaaaatataaatgggAGTTTCTCATCACTTGGCGtaatgtaa
- the LOC103576937 gene encoding protein Malvolio isoform X2 — MTDDYGVGNGGGSNDDSRPQSTKADKKLQEFERNKNYSESSILAPAADQTYFADTKIHIPEIDNTIFSFRKLWAFTGPGFLMSIAYLDPGNIESDLQSGVKAKYKLLWVLLSATILGLIMQRLSARLGVVTGLHLAEMCYRQYKKLPRILLWIMTEIAIIGSDMQEVIGTATALYLLSNKGLPLWSGVLITVIDTFTFLLLDKYGLRKLELFFGLLISVMAVTFGYEYVVSGPPQLEVIKGMFTPMCVDCDSTVLLQAVGIVGAVIMPHNLYLHSALVKSRDIDRRQPTKVKEANKYFFIESCIALLVSFIINVFVVAVFAHGLFGKTNADVHAVCVSANNTLGVNTFPDDANYVDADLYKGGIFLGCTFGVAAMYIWAVGILAAGQSSTMTGTYAGQFAMEGFLNLQWSRWKRVLLTRTIAIVPTFFVAFYAKIEDLTGMNDVLNAVMSLQLPFATLPTIAFTSSVHVMGQFRNGKFNKIVATALSAVVIAINIYFVKDTVETVLPDHWAVYLGITIYALFYLGFCLYLVIHMAIAMGADFLTNYRLIAKFIGGPTEMNFSLTSPSDYSSMSLRRISMTKNIK, encoded by the exons ATGACTGATGATTATGGAGTTGGAAATGGTGGCGGATCTAATGATGATTCAAGACCCCAGTCAACAAAAgcggataaaaaattacaggagtttgaaagaaataaaaattatagtgaaAGTTCAATACTAGCACCAGCCGCTGATCAGACATATTTTGCTGATACTAAAATTCATATACCAGAAATTGATAAT ACCATATTTAGCTTTAGAAAATTATGGGCTTTTACGGGACCCGGATTTTTGATGTCAATCGCATACTTAGACCCTGGAAATATTGAATCCGATTTACAATCTGGTGTTAAAGCCAAATATAAG ttactATGGGTACTGTTAAGTGCAACAATACTCGGATTAATAATGCAACGTCTAAGCGCGCGCCTAGGTGTTGTAACAGGATTACATTTAGCTGAGATGTGTTATCGGCAGTACAAAAAATTACCACGTATTTTGTTATGGATCATGACTGAAATAGCAATTATCGGTAGTGATATGCAAGAAGTCATTGGTACTGCCACTGCACTGTATCTTCTATCCAATAAagg tcttCCATTGTGGTCAGGAGTATTAATAACAGTAATAgatacatttacatttttattacttgataAATATGGCCTTAGAAagttggaattatttttcggaTTATTGATAAGTGTTATGGCTGTTACATTTGGATACGAATATGTCGTATCAGGACCTCCGCAATTGGAAGTTATCAAGGGTATGTTTACTCCGATGTGTGTAGACTGTGATAGTACTGTATTATTACAGGCTGTGGGTATTGTCGGCGCTGTTATTATGCcccataatttatatttgcaCAGTGCGTTAGTTAAA tCGAGAGATATTGACAGACGACAGCCGACGAAAGTAAAAGAAgcgaataaatattttttcattgaatcgTGCATTGCTTTGTTggtatcatttattataaatgtattcGTTGTGGCTGTATTTGCTCATGGGTTATTTGGAAAGACAAACGCCGATGTG catgcAGTCTGTGTTAGTGCAAATAATACTTTAGGAGTAAATACTTTTCCG GATGATGCAAACTACGTAGATGCTGATTTATATAAAGGAGGAATATTTCTTGGATGTACATTCGGAGTAGCTGCGATGTACATTTGGGCAGTTGGTATTCTCGCGGCCGGACAATCGTCAACCATGACCGGGACCTATGCTGGTCAATTTGCCATGGAaggatttttgaatttgcaaTGGTCTAGGTGGAAACGTGTACTACTTACTCGTACAATTGCTATCGTCCCGACATTTTTTGTAGCCTTCTACGCGAAAATCGAGGATCTTACAGGAATGAATGACGTTCTCAATGCCGTTATGAGTCTCCAATTACCTTTCGCAACTCTCCCGACCATCGCTTTCACCAGCAGTGTTCATGTCATGGGTCAATTTAGAAATGGAAA gtttaataaaattgtcgcAACGGCACTGTCAGCAGTTGTGAtagcaattaatatttatttcgttAAAGACACTGTCGAAACAGTATTACCGGATCACTGGGCAGTATATTTAGGAATAACTATCTATGCATTATTTTATCTTGGATTCTgtttatatttagttatacATATGGCTATTGCAATGGGCGCTgactttttaacaaattataga cTCATTGCTAAATTTATCGGTGGGCCGACAGAAATGAACTTTTCACTGACTAGTCCTTCCGATTATTCCAG tATGTCACTGAGAAGAATTTCTatgactaaaaatattaaataa